A part of Saimiri boliviensis isolate mSaiBol1 chromosome 13, mSaiBol1.pri, whole genome shotgun sequence genomic DNA contains:
- the LSM1 gene encoding U6 snRNA-associated Sm-like protein LSm1 codes for MNYMPGTASLIEDIDKKHLVLLRDGRTLIGFLRSIDQFANLVLHQTVERIHVGKKYGDIPRGIFVVRGENVVLLGEIDLEKESDTPLQQVSIEEILEEQRVEQQTKLEAEKLKVQALKDRGLSIPRADTLDEY; via the exons ATGAACTATATGCCCGGCACCGCCAGCCTCATCGAGGACATTGACA AAAAGCACTTGGTCCTGCTTCGAGATGGAAGGACACTTATAGGCTTTTTAAGAAGCATTGATCAATTTG CAAACTTAGTGCTACATCAGACTGTGGAGCGTATTCATGTGGGCAAAAAATACGGTGATATTCCTCGAGGGATTTTTGTGGTCAGAGGAGAAAATGTGGTCCTACTAGGAGAAATA GACTTGGAAAAGGAGAGTGACACACCCCTCCAGCAAGTGTCCATTGAAGAAATTCTAGAAGAGCAAAGGGTGGAACAGCAGACCAAGTTGGAGGCAGAGAAGCTGAAAGTGCAGGCCCTGAAGGACCGAGGTCTTTCCATTCCTCGAGCAGATACTCTGGATGAGTACTAA